In one window of uncultured Fusobacterium sp. DNA:
- a CDS encoding molybdopterin-binding protein has translation MKKIKTIDAVGYVLQHDITQILPGEFKGRAFKKGHIIKEEDIPKLLSLGKDHIYVFELGETGVHENEAALILGELGRGENIITDDEIKEGKINFRANCDGILKVDAEQLLELNMLGEISFATLPNNTPVKAGELIGGSRVIPLVIAKEKMDQAKNLIKTPILKVVPYIKYKVGIITTGNEVFYGRIEDKFGQVIKNKLSEYDCEILGQVLCPDDKETIKAKAKEFLDKGANMLIFTGGMSVDPDDLTPSSIIEMGGELVTYGAPVLPGAMFLLSYLNDIPMMGLPGCVMFAKRTIFDLVLSRVMTGERLNKRDIMKYGNGGLCQTCEVCHYPNCSFGKQG, from the coding sequence ATGAAAAAAATAAAAACTATTGATGCTGTAGGTTATGTACTTCAACATGATATTACACAAATTCTTCCAGGAGAATTTAAAGGAAGAGCTTTTAAAAAAGGACATATCATAAAAGAAGAAGATATTCCTAAACTTTTAAGTCTTGGAAAAGACCATATCTACGTTTTTGAATTAGGTGAAACAGGGGTTCATGAAAATGAAGCTGCTTTAATTCTTGGGGAGTTAGGTAGAGGAGAAAATATTATAACTGATGATGAAATTAAAGAGGGAAAAATAAATTTCAGAGCTAATTGTGATGGAATATTAAAAGTAGATGCTGAACAACTTTTAGAACTAAATATGTTAGGAGAGATTTCTTTTGCTACTTTACCAAATAATACTCCTGTTAAAGCTGGAGAATTAATAGGTGGTTCAAGAGTTATTCCTCTAGTTATAGCTAAAGAAAAAATGGATCAAGCTAAAAATTTAATTAAAACTCCTATACTTAAAGTAGTTCCATATATAAAATATAAAGTTGGAATTATCACTACTGGAAATGAAGTTTTTTATGGTAGAATTGAAGATAAATTTGGACAAGTTATAAAAAATAAACTTTCTGAATATGATTGTGAAATTTTAGGGCAAGTTTTATGTCCAGATGACAAAGAAACTATTAAAGCAAAAGCCAAAGAGTTTTTAGATAAAGGTGCAAATATGCTAATCTTTACTGGAGGAATGTCTGTAGATCCTGATGACTTAACTCCATCTTCTATCATTGAAATGGGAGGAGAATTAGTTACTTATGGAGCTCCAGTATTACCAGGAGCAATGTTTTTACTTTCATACTTAAATGATATTCCTATGATGGGGCTTCCTGGTTGTGTTATGTTTGCTAAAAGAACTATATTTGATTTAGTATTATCTAGAGTTATGACTGGTGAAAGATTAAATAAAAGAGATATTATGAAATATGGAAATGGAGGACTTTGCCAAACTTGTGAAGTTTGCCACTATCCAAATT